In the genome of Enterococcus hirae ATCC 9790, one region contains:
- a CDS encoding AI-2E family transporter, producing the protein MSVYQRFLANEKIRRMTVLLIIIVVLFLVRSMITTILLTFIFTYLMIHLVQIIQRFIKVPTGVLTIIVYALVVYLIYLAFTIYIPVLVHQTFDMVKSVINFYEHQPKDADPVLLYIHNYIERNDFFEQLQNGASIALGYLQDFGKMAVAFTMSFILSFFFMIEKKKTILFSRLFLKGEFSWFFQDIYYFADKFVNTFGLVLEAQFIIALLNTILTTIALAAFGFHQLLSLAIMIFILSLIPVAGVIISCVPLSFIAYSQGGIKDVVYILLTILIVHLLESYVLNPKLMSSKTELPIFYTFIVLLISERFLGVWGLIVGIPIFTFLLDILKVKEIPNHPLKE; encoded by the coding sequence TTGTCTGTTTACCAACGCTTTTTGGCGAATGAAAAAATTCGTCGTATGACTGTTCTATTAATCATTATTGTAGTCCTTTTTCTTGTAAGAAGCATGATTACAACAATTTTACTAACTTTTATTTTTACGTATTTAATGATTCACTTAGTGCAAATTATCCAACGATTCATTAAGGTTCCAACCGGAGTATTAACCATTATTGTTTATGCTCTTGTGGTTTACCTAATCTATTTAGCATTTACAATTTATATCCCCGTCTTGGTACACCAAACATTTGACATGGTCAAATCAGTCATCAATTTCTATGAACATCAACCCAAAGACGCTGATCCGGTTTTACTTTATATCCATAATTACATTGAAAGAAATGATTTCTTTGAACAATTACAAAATGGTGCATCAATTGCTTTAGGCTATTTGCAAGACTTTGGTAAGATGGCTGTCGCCTTTACTATGTCTTTTATCTTAAGTTTCTTTTTTATGATCGAAAAGAAAAAAACAATCCTATTTTCCCGCTTATTCTTAAAAGGCGAATTTTCTTGGTTCTTCCAAGACATTTATTACTTTGCTGATAAATTTGTCAATACCTTTGGATTAGTATTAGAGGCACAGTTCATTATTGCTTTATTAAACACGATCCTCACAACGATTGCTTTAGCTGCTTTTGGTTTCCATCAGTTGCTTAGTTTAGCAATTATGATCTTTATTTTAAGTTTGATCCCAGTTGCTGGTGTCATTATCTCTTGTGTGCCCTTATCCTTTATTGCGTATTCTCAAGGTGGCATAAAAGATGTGGTTTACATCTTATTAACGATTTTAATCGTCCATTTACTTGAATCTTATGTTTTGAATCCAAAATTGATGTCTAGTAAAACAGAATTACCGATTTTCTATACCTTTATTGTATTATTGATCAGCGAACGCTTTTTAGGAGTATGGGGTTTGATTGTTGGTATTCCAATTTTTACATTCTTATTAGATATATTAAAAGTGAAAGAAATTCCCAACCATCCCCTCAAAGAGTGA
- a CDS encoding MarR family winged helix-turn-helix transcriptional regulator, whose translation MEDLYLENQLCFPLYAASKEIIRSYNPLLKPLDLTYTQYLVMRVLWENQQVTMKELGSLLCLDSGTLTPVIKKMADKGLLQRRRADKDERITILSLTSNGKALEEKAKDIPAKILASLPLEPDELVLLQKLSKKMLTNFREKH comes from the coding sequence ATGGAAGATTTATATTTAGAAAACCAGTTGTGCTTTCCTTTATATGCCGCCTCTAAAGAAATCATTCGCTCGTACAACCCTTTGCTGAAGCCTTTAGATTTAACTTACACGCAATACCTGGTAATGCGTGTTTTATGGGAAAACCAACAAGTCACAATGAAAGAACTTGGCAGCTTACTTTGTTTAGATTCTGGAACCTTGACGCCCGTCATAAAAAAAATGGCTGACAAAGGCCTACTTCAAAGAAGAAGAGCAGATAAAGACGAGCGTATTACGATTCTATCACTGACTTCTAATGGAAAAGCTTTAGAAGAAAAAGCAAAAGATATTCCTGCTAAAATATTAGCGAGTCTTCCACTTGAACCGGATGAGCTTGTTCTTTTGCAAAAACTCAGCAAGAAAATGCTAACTAATTTTCGGGAAAAACACTAG
- a CDS encoding organic hydroperoxide resistance protein, which translates to MKKMYSTKMINTGGRSGEVHSPDHSFELTIAAPGRRVADATNPEQLFAAGFSACFNSALELIKNQKNISGASTISAQVSLYAENEMSFVLGVEIEGHVEGLSLEETQELLEAAHKVCPYSKATAGNIEVTLTAVNS; encoded by the coding sequence ATGAAAAAAATGTATTCTACAAAAATGATCAATACTGGTGGTCGTTCAGGTGAAGTTCATAGTCCAGATCATTCATTTGAACTTACAATTGCGGCTCCTGGACGTCGTGTAGCCGATGCAACGAATCCTGAGCAATTATTTGCAGCAGGTTTCAGTGCTTGTTTCAATAGTGCGTTAGAATTGATCAAAAATCAAAAAAATATCTCTGGTGCTTCTACCATCAGTGCTCAAGTATCTTTGTATGCTGAAAATGAAATGAGTTTTGTTTTAGGCGTTGAAATTGAAGGTCATGTTGAAGGTCTCTCTTTAGAGGAAACACAAGAATTACTAGAAGCAGCTCATAAGGTTTGCCCTTATTCTAAGGCAACTGCAGGTAATATTGAAGTGACATTGACTGCCGTTAACAGCTAG
- a CDS encoding YitT family protein, producing MKQMKTMIWTYIKIMFALTILGVGINMFLGPHHIAAGGVSGLGILLESALGFDRAMVILVLNIIMLVLALVFLGKKPFFKVLFGSLVFPLIIAVVPEMMVTSDRLLSVIFGSAIFALGVAILYKNNSSSGGTTIPPLIFKKYFHLNTSIGLLVTDAFVVSLNLFIFGFEEFLYAILSIVITSIVMSYIETGMNRKKSIMVMSETSIEEIRQRLSAEIGRGLTLLEAKGGYNRKSKEVLLIVVTDQEFSRVKSLIEEIDPTAFVIVSSVAEVTGSGFTYHPIE from the coding sequence ATGAAGCAAATGAAAACGATGATTTGGACATACATAAAAATAATGTTTGCCTTAACCATTTTAGGCGTAGGTATCAATATGTTTTTAGGCCCCCACCATATCGCAGCAGGCGGTGTGAGTGGTTTAGGTATTCTCTTAGAATCGGCTTTAGGTTTTGATCGTGCAATGGTCATTTTAGTATTAAATATCATCATGTTGGTATTAGCTCTTGTATTTCTTGGAAAAAAACCTTTTTTCAAAGTGCTTTTTGGAAGTCTTGTCTTTCCGCTGATTATTGCGGTCGTCCCTGAAATGATGGTTACGTCGGATCGTTTACTTTCAGTGATCTTTGGTAGTGCGATCTTTGCTCTGGGTGTCGCTATTTTATACAAAAATAATTCTTCAAGTGGCGGAACAACTATTCCACCACTGATCTTCAAAAAGTACTTTCATTTGAATACTTCGATTGGTTTATTGGTAACAGATGCGTTTGTTGTATCACTTAATTTATTTATTTTTGGGTTTGAAGAATTTTTATACGCCATTCTTTCGATCGTCATTACCTCGATTGTAATGTCATATATTGAAACAGGAATGAATCGTAAAAAATCGATAATGGTGATGAGCGAAACTTCTATCGAAGAAATCCGCCAACGTTTAAGTGCGGAAATTGGTCGTGGCTTAACTTTATTAGAAGCAAAAGGTGGCTACAACCGCAAATCTAAAGAAGTTTTATTGATCGTCGTAACAGACCAGGAGTTTTCAAGAGTCAAATCATTGATCGAAGAAATCGACCCTACTGCTTTTGTGATTGTCAGCAGTGTAGCTGAAGTAACTGGTAGTGGCTTTACTTACCATCCAATTGAGTAA
- a CDS encoding PaaI family thioesterase — protein MNLIEYLQIETMSISKEQVELLLPISDIHLQPFGFLHGGINGILIETACSIGANQHLSSPQYAVSVDLHVNHLNSAQNGQLRVIARPTKIGRSIQFWAAEIYLEKENEPTPAHLIANGSCTLTVRNEST, from the coding sequence ATGAATTTAATCGAATATTTACAGATTGAGACAATGTCTATCTCAAAAGAACAGGTTGAATTGTTACTACCGATTTCTGACATCCATCTCCAACCTTTTGGCTTCCTTCATGGTGGAATCAACGGTATCTTGATTGAAACCGCTTGTAGTATTGGTGCTAACCAACATTTAAGCTCGCCACAATATGCGGTAAGTGTAGATTTACACGTCAACCACCTTAACAGCGCTCAAAATGGACAATTACGAGTGATCGCACGTCCAACTAAAATTGGACGTTCTATCCAATTTTGGGCAGCTGAAATTTATTTAGAAAAAGAAAACGAACCAACTCCTGCTCATCTTATTGCCAATGGTTCTTGCACACTAACTGTTCGTAACGAATCGACATGA
- the menB gene encoding 1,4-dihydroxy-2-naphthoyl-CoA synthase, whose product MREWQTIKDYEEILFEKHGKIAKITINRPQVHNAFTPKTVFEMIEAFTICRERQDIGVIILTGAGDQAFCSGGDQKVRGNGGYVGDDQIPRLNVLDLQRLIRVIPKPVIAMVKGWSIGGGNVLQLVCDITIAAENAKFGQTGPNVGSFDGGYGSGYLARVIGHKKAKEVWFMTKQYSATEALAMNWINTVVPLAEIEDVTIEWAEEMLKKSPLALRMIKAAMNADTDGLAGIQQLAGDATLLYYTMAEAQEGRDAFKEKREPDFDQFPKFP is encoded by the coding sequence ATGAGAGAATGGCAAACAATTAAAGACTATGAAGAAATACTTTTTGAAAAACATGGTAAAATAGCAAAAATAACAATTAATCGACCTCAAGTACACAATGCATTCACTCCAAAGACAGTGTTTGAAATGATTGAAGCTTTTACTATTTGTCGAGAGCGGCAAGATATTGGTGTGATTATTTTAACCGGGGCAGGAGATCAAGCATTTTGTTCTGGTGGAGATCAAAAAGTTCGAGGAAATGGCGGGTATGTAGGTGATGATCAAATCCCTCGCTTGAATGTGCTAGATCTCCAACGCTTGATTCGGGTCATTCCAAAGCCTGTGATTGCTATGGTCAAAGGTTGGTCGATCGGTGGAGGCAATGTCTTACAACTTGTTTGTGACATCACAATTGCCGCTGAAAATGCGAAATTTGGACAAACAGGTCCGAATGTAGGAAGTTTTGACGGCGGTTATGGATCAGGCTATCTAGCTCGAGTGATCGGTCATAAAAAAGCAAAAGAAGTCTGGTTTATGACGAAACAGTATTCCGCAACAGAAGCTTTAGCAATGAATTGGATCAACACAGTGGTACCTTTAGCCGAAATTGAAGACGTAACGATAGAGTGGGCAGAAGAAATGTTGAAGAAAAGTCCTTTAGCATTAAGAATGATCAAGGCTGCAATGAACGCAGATACAGACGGACTAGCGGGGATCCAACAATTAGCAGGGGATGCCACTTTACTTTACTACACGATGGCTGAAGCTCAAGAAGGACGAGATGCATTCAAAGAAAAGAGAGAGCCTGACTTTGACCAATTTCCTAAATTTCCCTAA
- the menE gene encoding o-succinylbenzoate--CoA ligase yields the protein MHSKKRESLTLTNFLNFPKQKPNSWLQRQALEQPDQPAFYTKDVCLTFSELNHYVQQLAYYFKRFISNQQKTIKRVAILSDNQTMMYQSILALWELGMEIQFLNTRLTSEELAYQLKDANTRLLITEHPEHFSFENVTIISFPEKKELIGRINEPPIDFGYQLEQIASIMYTSGTTGKPKGVPQTFSNHQASSLATQKSMAIESGENWLCCVPLYHISGLSILLRSLVLGISVHLCEKFHPSEVNQLILSEKTAYLSLVTKMLKDLLPFVPEDGYPSSLKQVLLGGGPIESTLLEDCCQLKLPVMLSYGMTETCSQVVAGKINLHSKFKDTVGRPLMGVQIKIDGTDQANESGEILLKGPSIVKGYLNGRDRHSWTKEGWFCTGDWGYLTDTGELKILSRMSERIISGGENIYPAEIEAIFLKSQKIAEAIVIGRADPNWGQRPVAYLKLIDKVSVNEICNLMEQLASYKHPDEIFVIHDLPKTASGKPLKRLFLTEERVNYIDYQLI from the coding sequence ATGCATTCAAAGAAAAGAGAGAGCCTGACTTTGACCAATTTCCTAAATTTCCCTAAACAAAAACCAAATAGTTGGTTGCAACGACAAGCATTAGAACAGCCAGATCAGCCAGCCTTTTATACGAAAGATGTTTGTCTAACGTTTAGTGAATTGAATCACTATGTACAGCAACTTGCTTATTATTTCAAACGTTTTATAAGCAATCAACAAAAAACTATTAAAAGAGTAGCCATTTTGAGCGACAATCAGACAATGATGTATCAGTCGATCTTAGCTCTATGGGAACTAGGAATGGAGATCCAATTTCTAAATACAAGGTTAACCAGTGAAGAACTAGCTTATCAGTTAAAAGATGCCAATACACGACTATTGATCACTGAACATCCTGAACATTTTTCCTTTGAAAATGTAACCATCATTTCTTTCCCGGAAAAAAAGGAACTAATCGGGAGAATTAATGAACCACCAATTGATTTCGGCTATCAATTGGAGCAAATAGCCTCGATCATGTATACATCTGGGACTACTGGAAAGCCAAAAGGAGTACCTCAAACTTTTTCAAACCATCAAGCAAGTAGCCTAGCTACACAAAAAAGTATGGCTATCGAGTCTGGCGAGAATTGGCTTTGTTGCGTCCCGTTGTACCATATCAGTGGTTTATCGATTCTTTTACGTTCCCTTGTTTTAGGAATTAGCGTTCATTTATGTGAGAAATTTCACCCATCAGAAGTCAACCAACTGATTTTAAGCGAAAAAACCGCTTATTTGTCGTTAGTCACGAAAATGTTAAAAGATCTGTTGCCGTTTGTACCAGAAGACGGTTATCCTTCTTCTTTGAAGCAAGTTTTATTAGGTGGCGGTCCGATTGAATCTACCTTACTTGAAGACTGTTGCCAGTTGAAGCTACCCGTTATGTTGTCTTATGGCATGACAGAAACATGTTCCCAAGTTGTCGCAGGTAAAATCAATTTGCATTCAAAGTTTAAAGACACGGTTGGTCGTCCGCTAATGGGTGTGCAAATTAAAATCGATGGGACAGATCAAGCGAATGAATCTGGAGAAATTCTTTTGAAAGGTCCGTCGATCGTTAAAGGATATCTCAACGGACGAGATCGACATTCGTGGACGAAAGAGGGCTGGTTTTGTACTGGTGATTGGGGCTATTTAACAGATACTGGTGAACTAAAAATTCTTAGTCGAATGAGTGAGCGAATCATCTCTGGCGGAGAAAATATTTACCCTGCTGAGATTGAAGCAATTTTTTTAAAAAGTCAGAAAATTGCAGAGGCTATTGTTATTGGTAGAGCCGATCCTAACTGGGGGCAACGCCCAGTAGCTTATTTGAAATTAATAGATAAGGTCAGCGTTAATGAAATTTGCAATCTCATGGAGCAACTTGCTTCCTACAAACATCCTGACGAAATTTTTGTCATCCATGATCTACCAAAAACAGCCTCAGGAAAACCATTAAAACGACTTTTTTTAACAGAAGAAAGAGTGAACTATATTGACTACCAACTTATTTAA